GAAAGTTCGACTCAATTCTCGCAGGGTTCGAGCTCTTCGGCAAAACCACATAGCCTCTCTTCAATCCCCAAGCGATCAAAATCTGCGCCAAAGTACAGCCCTTCTGCTTGGCAATTTCGTTTAATGTCGGGTTCTCAGACACCTTCTCGCCCGTGGTCGGGACCTGGTTCTGGGATCCAAGGGGCGAGTAAGCCTCAACCACGATACCGTTCTTTTGGCAGTAGTTGACGAGCTCGGTATTagggaggaaggggtggaTCTCGATTTGGTTGACTTGGGGCTTGATCTTGGCAATCTTGTTGAGATACTCAAGGCCTTCGATACGCCAGTTAGAGACGCCGATTGCACGGGCTTTGCCGTCTTCGtagatcttctccattgctCGCCATGTTTCTTCGGGGTTCTTTGTCAGGTCTTCGAGGATGATGTACTATTCATATTGTTAGTGATTGTTTACATATTCTGGGTAAATTGATAACGTACCTTTCCATCCGGACCAAGCTTCGGCTGatgcttctcatccttctcagCGGCAATGGGCCAGTGCACGAGAAACAGATCCACGTAGCTCAATTGCAAGTTCTTCAATGAATCTTCCAACGACCAGAGAACATCGTCATACCGATGCAGGTGGTTCCACACCTTCGTCGTCACAAACAGATCCTCCCGTTTAACCGACGGGTTCTCTTTCAGGAAATCTTGAATCGCCTGTCCTACTTCGTCCTCATTGGCATAGAACCAGGCACATTCGAGGTGGCGGTAGCCGACTTTCAACGCGTGACGGACAGCCTTGTACGTCTCGCCTTTGGAGCCTTCGTTAGCGAAGGTACCGAAGCCGACGCCTGGGATGGTGACGCCGTTGCTTGTTTTGAAGGATACGCCAGAGGACATTTTGCCGTTATGATGGGTTGAGGCTGTGATGGGAAGTAATTGCGATGCTTGTGTATGTGTAGTTTGAATTCAATTCCAATTATGAGAGGGTGACATGAATGGACAGCTTTATTTAAAAGCCTGGCATGAACAAATACATTCATGACCTCATTCATAGCTGAGAGGCGAGCTATTTCGTCATTGGATCCAGTTCGGTTGGTTCCAGTCTCCGGTGTACACCGAGTGGGTTCATACCGAAGCTATCATTGGAACCGTGCCGCTGCTTAGGGCTCCACCCTTGTTTAAAGCTGGAGCTCGACGTGCTGGTAGCTTCGGATTTAACAGATGCTGGAATTAACAGCTGTGCTGAAAACGCACAATGGCATGTTATCGAATATTCGTGATTTGTGTCTACTCGGGTCCACACAGCGCCATAGATCCTTCTAGGGCTCGGAGC
This Aspergillus flavus chromosome 1, complete sequence DNA region includes the following protein-coding sequences:
- a CDS encoding aldo/keto reductase family protein (reductase-like protein) yields the protein MSSGVSFKTSNGVTIPGVGFGTFANEGSKGETYKAVRHALKVGYRHLECAWFYANEDEVGQAIQDFLKENPSVKREDLFVTTKVWNHLHRYDDVLWSLEDSLKNLQLSYVDLFLVHWPIAAEKDEKHQPKLGPDGKYIILEDLTKNPEETWRAMEKIYEDGKARAIGVSNWRIEGLEYLNKIAKIKPQVNQIEIHPFLPNTELVNYCQKNGIVVEAYSPLGSQNQVPTTGEKVSENPTLNEIAKQKGCTLAQILIAWGLKRGYVVLPKSSNPARIESNFQSVELSDEEFKAINDVAEGRHFRFVNMKDTFGYDNWPEEA